The Chloroflexota bacterium genome includes the window CAATCGATTCCCGCAGGCCGTCCGCAGTCAAGGCGGCCACCGCGTCGCGGTGGAAAACGGTCCCCTCCACCGCACCCCGCTCCAGGACGGCACGATCCGGCCCGGCCAGACCATCGAGCCGGGCTGAGAGGAGTGCCTGGATGGTCGGGGGGACCGCCAGGTTGGCAAGGTCCCGGCTGGCCGTCCAATTGCCGTTCGTCCTGGCCAGCGCCCCGTCGTCAATCAGCATCTCGAGCAGCTCCTCGACAAACAGAGGATTCCCCTCGGCCGCCGAGCGGATCCGGTCGAAGACCGTCGCCGGGAGCTCGGCCTCACCGAGCAGGTTGTCGATGAGGCGCCCCGTCTCGTCCGCGTTCAACGGCTCAAGCGAGATGATCGTCGCCGAGCGCTTGCCACCACCCCACGCCGGGCGCAATTCGAGCAGCTCCTGGCGGGCCAGCACGATGAGCAGGATGGGTGCTTCGCGAGACCAATCGGCGATGTGCTCGACCAGGTCCAGCAGCAGTGGCTGCCCCCACTGGAGATCCTCGAGAACGACGACTAACGGCCGGTCCCTGGCTAGACCCTCGAGGAATGAGCGGATAGCCCACGGGGTCTCGTCAGGCGCGGGCTCACCCCGGGTCAGACCGATGGCCTCGCCAACCCGCTCGGCAATCCGGTCGCGGTCGTCGTTCTCGCCCAACACGGCCGCGATGCGGGCCAGGTCGGTGGCCGGATCCCCTCCGGGGGCCTGACCGATGCCGGTCGACGCGCGCACGATCTCGGCGATCGGCCAGTAGGTGATCCCCTCGCCGTACGACAGACAACGGCCATGCACGACCCGAGCGCGGTCGCCGAGGGATGTGACGAACTCGTTGACCAGTCGCGTCTTCCCCACGCCCGCCGAGCCCAGAATCGTGAAGAGGTGTACTACCCGCTCATCCCGCACCTCCGCGAATGCCTCGTCCAGAAGGCGGCGGGGCCGCTCGCGGCCCACCATCGGCGAGTCCAGACGCCGTTCGTGGCCGGCGGCGGATCGGTCCACCACCAGGAGGCGGAACGTCTCGATGGGCGCCTGGCGACCCTTGACCGTCACCTCGCCCAAGGGCTCGACCTGGACGGCATCTCGCACGAGCTGATGCGTCTCGGCCGTGATCAGGATCTCGCCGGGTTGAGCGGTCTGCTGGAGGCGAGCCGCGACGTTCACCGCATCGCCGGTGACCAGTCGGGAGCCAGCCGTCGCGTCGCCGGCCACCACCTCGCCAGTGGCAATCCCGGTCCGCCAGGCAACGGCAGCCGACCCGCCGGTGATCGCGATCTCGCCCAGGGCTTCGCGGATCTCGGCGGCCGCTCGAACCGCTCGGAGGGCATCGTCCTCGTGGACGCGTGGGATGCCGAATACGGCCATGGCTGCGTCGCCGATGAATTTCTCGACCACGCCCCCATGGCTCTCGATGATGGCACTGACCTTGTCGAAAGAGCGGCTCAGCAGGCTGCGCAGCGTCTCGGGGTCGAGCTGCTCGCCCATGGCTGTCGACCCGACCAGGTCGCAGAACAGGACGGTCACGGTCTTGCGCGTCTCAGCGGATGGGGCTGCCACCATCTCGAGGGCTGCCCCGCAGGAGAAACAGAACCGAGCTTCGGCGGGGTTCTCCGTCCCGCAGTTGACGCATACGCGTCCTTGCTCAGCCATCACACGGTCCACTCGTCGATCAGGCGTTGTGTCCGCTCGATGAGGAAGGTCGCGCCCTTCTGCTCGTAGAGCGCCAGCGCCTCGCGAGCCGCGGCCAAGGCGTCGTCGGTCTTTCCTCGTTCCCGGAGAACGTGCGCCAGGTGGACTACCACGTCGCCGTGTTGGACGAGGTAGTCGGTCGTGGCCATGATCGCGGCCGCCTCCCGGGCCAAATCCTCAGCCGCGATGTGGTCGCCCCGGCGAGAGAGCACCCTCGCCTGCACCGCCCGGCCGCTGGCCTGCGAGGTCACGTCGTCGGTCGACGATGTGTCGCGGGCGATCGCGCCAAACCGCCACGCCTCGTCGTCGTCACCAAGATCGAGGAGGACCTCACCAAGCTCTGCGCCGAACGTCGAGGCGAATGACCGATCCCCAATCGCGGTCATGACCTCGTACGACTCCCGGATCAGACGAGCGGCCTCGGCGAAGTTGCCGGCCAGGTGCTCAATCTTGCCTTCCGCGCCAAAATTCGAGGCAAGCTGAACCCGGTTGCCAAGTTCCTCAAAAGCGGCGCGGGCCCGGGCACACAGCTCGCGGGCCTCGGCGAACCGCCCTTGGAGGCCTCGCAGGCGGCCGATGCCGCGGTTGGCGCCCTCCATTGACGGCGCTCCCCGGCCGCGGTCAACCTGAGCCTGAAGTCCGGCAACGGCGTCCTCAACCAGCGTCGGGCCATGGACCAGGGAAATGCCCCATGCCATCCGGGCCTCACGCTGCCATAGCTCATCCCCGTCGCCCAGCTCGACCAGGGCCTGCGCCAGTCGCGTCGCCTCGCCTGCCCGGCCCATGGCGAATAGCAGGAATGCGGCCCATGCCTGCGCCAGGCGCGCTCCCGCATCGTCACCGACCCGTGCCAGGATGGCGGCCAGCCGCTCCGTTTCGCGGAGTGATTCGGCTTGCTCGGTGGACCGGGTCGACGCACGAACCGCAATCAGCGCGAGGGCGGCCAGCGCGCTCGACCCCTCGTCACCGGCGCGATCGGCCTCGACGATGGCGTCGGTCAGGATCCGCTCGGCGCGCGGCCCATCGCCAGCTTCGTAGCACCGGTCACCGAGTCGGAAGAGCAGCCGTCGTCGTCGTGGCAGGTCGTCCGGCAGCAGCTCGACGGCACGACCCAGGAGGTCGACGGTGGCTGGGGCGTCACCGCGGGCATCGGCCCGTTCTCCGGCGTCCGCCAGCAGCGTTCCGGCCCGGAGCGCAAGGTCCTGCGCGTGGGCGTCCGGCGGGCCCAGCTCGGCGCGGTAGCGGTAGGCCTGCTCGAGGTGGTATGCGACGATCTCCTCGTACTCGGCCAAACGGTCGGCCGCCACGCGCTCAAGCCACGCCGCGAACCGCTCATGCAGCTCGGATCGGGTCTGCTTGGCGAGAGCCTGGTAGGCAGCATCGCGGATCAGCAGATGGCGGAACCGATAGGCCTCCTCGCCCGCGAAAGAGGCCTGGTCGGGTCGGACCAGCTCCATGCGCATCAGGCTTGCCAGGCGATCGCGTACCTGCCCTCGCATCGGTTCGGGTGCCAGCTCGGTAACGGCCCCGCGATGGAACACCTTGCCTTCCACTGAGGCGCGCTCGATGACCGTCCGCTCCTCGCTGTTGAGCCCGTCCAGGCGGGCCGCGAGCAGGGCCTGGATGGTAGGTGGGATGGCCAGCTGGCGCAGGTCGGCCAGTGCGGACCACCCTTCACCGGCCGTCACCAGGAAACCATCGTCTATCAGCTTGCCGAGCAGTTCCTCGACGAACAGAGGGTTCCCCTCGGCGGCGTGGCTGATCTGGGCTCGGAGCTCGGCCGGTAGCTCGACCCGTCCCAGCAGGCTGGTGACCAGCTCCTCGCTCTCGACCTCGGAAAGCGGCTCGAGCGACATGGTGGTCACCCACCGCTTGCCGCCGCCCCAGGCCGGCCGTTTCTCCAGCAGCTCGGCGCGGGCCATGACAATCAGCAGGATCGGCGCATCGCGCGTCCAATCGGCCATGTGCTCGATCAAGTCCAGGAAGGTGGGCTCGCCCCAATGCACGTCGTCGAAGATGAGGACCAGGGGTCGGCCGCGAGCCAGGCCCTCGAAAGTCTTGCGGATGGCCCAGAAGATCTCGTCCGGCGCAGGTGGGCTGTCCTCGATGCCGAGCAAGCCACCCACGATGGCCGCGACCCGCTCGGCCTCCGGCTCGGTTCCCAGCACTTCGCGAAGCCGAGTCACTGCCGTCTCTGAGGGGGCACCTTCGGCGATTCCGGCTCCATGACGGATTGCCTCGGCCACCGGCCAGTAGGTGATGCCGTGGCCGTAGGCGAGGCACCGACCGGTGGCAACCTGGGCCTGGTCGCCAAGGGAACCGATGAATTCGTCCACGAGGCGCGACTTGCCGACCCCGGCGACTCCGAGAATGGTGAAGAGGTGGCAGATCCGCTCCTCGACTGCTTCGTGGAACGCGTCATCCAGGAGGCGCAACGGGCGGCGGCGCCCAACCAGGGGCGCCTCGAGTGGGCGAGTGTGGCGGCGCACCTCATCGGTCACGCCAACCAGCCGCCAGGCTGGAACCGGCTCGGTCTTGCCTTTGAGGGTCAACGGCTCGACCGAATCGGCTGTGACTGAGTTGCGAACCAGCGCGTGCGTGTCGGCGCCCAGCAGGATCTCGCCCGGCGCCGCCGCTCCCTCGAGGCGAGCCGCGACGTTCACGGCATCCCCGGTCACGATCCGCTGACCCCCACTGGCGTCCCCGGCCACGACCTCGCCCGTATTGATGCCCATCCGCCATTCGACTGTGGCTCCCCGATCGGCGCGGATCTCGGTGTCGAGCGCGGCCAGCCGGTCACGGATCTCGACAGCCGCGCGGCAGGCACGCAGCGCGTCGTCTTCGTGGACCACCGGCACCCCGAACACGGCCATCACCGCGTCGCCGATGAACTTCTCCACGACCCCGCCGTGGAACTCAATGACCTCGCGCATGACGTCGAAATAGCGAGTCATCAGGTTCCGCAGCGATTCGGGATCGATCCGCTCCCCGAGGGCGGTGGACGAGATGGCATCGCAGTACAGAACCGTCACTGTCTTGCGGGTTTCCGCCGCGGGAGGTGACGCGGCCTCGAGCGCGGCCCCGCATCCGTTGCAGAATCGCGAGCCGGCCGGATTTTCGGTCTCGCAGTTGGCGCAGACGCGTCCCGGTTCAGCCATCCGTCGTCCAATCGCCGATCAAGCGACCCGTCTGTTCAACGTAGAAGGTCGCGCCCTTCTGCTCATACAGGGCCAGTGCTTCGCGAACCGCCGACAAAGCCTCGTCCTCCTTGCCGGCCTCTCGGAGCACGTGGGCCAAGTGGACGAGCACCTCGCCGTGCGCGAGCAAGTAATCCGTCGGGCCGACCATGGCCGCCGCCTCGCGGGCCACGTCCTCCGCCTCCGGGTGCTGCCCGCGGGCCGATAGGACGCGCGCCTGCACCCCGCGCCCGCCGGCCTGCGACGTGATGTCGTCACTGGCCGACGTTTCGCGAGCGACCGTCGCAAACCGCCACGCCTCGTCAAGGTCACCATCCGCCAGGAGCGCGGTGGACAGCCCGACCGCGGTGGTTGAGGCATACCCCCGATCACCCAGGCCGATCTTCCGATCGTAGGACTCGCGGTAGTGGCGAACCGCCGACGCAGCGTCTCCCGAGAGCAGGGCGACGTGGCCCAGGGCCGCGTCCGTCTCCGTCAGCAGGAAACGATCGCCCAGCTCCTCCAGGCCGCGCGCCGCTCTCGCGATCCGCTCGCGCGCATCCTCGAAAGCGCCCTGCACGGTCAACAGCCGACCGATCCCAAGGTCTGCGCCGGGGCTGTACTCGTTGCTGACCAGGTCTTCAATGAGCCGAATTGCCTCGTCACACGGCGTGGGCCCGAATACCGCGGCCGCTCCAATCTGGACCCGCGCCTCGCGTTGCCAGGGGCCCACACTTCCCGGCCGGTCGAGAGCCGCCCGCGCTCGCGTGGAGGCTTCGCCCGCTCGACCCATGGTGAACAGGGCCCACGTGGCGACGAGCTCGGCCAGGCTGGCCCCGACCACATCGCCCAGGGAGGCGAGGACGTCTCGCAGGCGTTCCGCCTCACGCATCGCGTCAGACGCGGACTTCGACTCGGTGGAGCTACGCAACTCGACCAACGCAAGTTCGGCCCACGCGCGCGCCCGGTCATCGCCAGCCTGTGTCGCGTCGGCCACGGCTTCCACCAGCAGACGGTCAGCCCGGGCAGCCTCGCCGACGGCCGGCAGGCGGCGGGCCAGCAACACCATGATGACGCCCCGT containing:
- a CDS encoding adenylate/guanylate cyclase domain-containing protein; protein product: MAEPGRVCANCETENPAGSRFCNGCGAALEAASPPAAETRKTVTVLYCDAISSTALGERIDPESLRNLMTRYFDVMREVIEFHGGVVEKFIGDAVMAVFGVPVVHEDDALRACRAAVEIRDRLAALDTEIRADRGATVEWRMGINTGEVVAGDASGGQRIVTGDAVNVAARLEGAAAPGEILLGADTHALVRNSVTADSVEPLTLKGKTEPVPAWRLVGVTDEVRRHTRPLEAPLVGRRRPLRLLDDAFHEAVEERICHLFTILGVAGVGKSRLVDEFIGSLGDQAQVATGRCLAYGHGITYWPVAEAIRHGAGIAEGAPSETAVTRLREVLGTEPEAERVAAIVGGLLGIEDSPPAPDEIFWAIRKTFEGLARGRPLVLIFDDVHWGEPTFLDLIEHMADWTRDAPILLIVMARAELLEKRPAWGGGKRWVTTMSLEPLSEVESEELVTSLLGRVELPAELRAQISHAAEGNPLFVEELLGKLIDDGFLVTAGEGWSALADLRQLAIPPTIQALLAARLDGLNSEERTVIERASVEGKVFHRGAVTELAPEPMRGQVRDRLASLMRMELVRPDQASFAGEEAYRFRHLLIRDAAYQALAKQTRSELHERFAAWLERVAADRLAEYEEIVAYHLEQAYRYRAELGPPDAHAQDLALRAGTLLADAGERADARGDAPATVDLLGRAVELLPDDLPRRRRLLFRLGDRCYEAGDGPRAERILTDAIVEADRAGDEGSSALAALALIAVRASTRSTEQAESLRETERLAAILARVGDDAGARLAQAWAAFLLFAMGRAGEATRLAQALVELGDGDELWQREARMAWGISLVHGPTLVEDAVAGLQAQVDRGRGAPSMEGANRGIGRLRGLQGRFAEARELCARARAAFEELGNRVQLASNFGAEGKIEHLAGNFAEAARLIRESYEVMTAIGDRSFASTFGAELGEVLLDLGDDDEAWRFGAIARDTSSTDDVTSQASGRAVQARVLSRRGDHIAAEDLAREAAAIMATTDYLVQHGDVVVHLAHVLRERGKTDDALAAAREALALYEQKGATFLIERTQRLIDEWTV
- a CDS encoding adenylate/guanylate cyclase domain-containing protein; translated protein: MAEQGRVCVNCGTENPAEARFCFSCGAALEMVAAPSAETRKTVTVLFCDLVGSTAMGEQLDPETLRSLLSRSFDKVSAIIESHGGVVEKFIGDAAMAVFGIPRVHEDDALRAVRAAAEIREALGEIAITGGSAAVAWRTGIATGEVVAGDATAGSRLVTGDAVNVAARLQQTAQPGEILITAETHQLVRDAVQVEPLGEVTVKGRQAPIETFRLLVVDRSAAGHERRLDSPMVGRERPRRLLDEAFAEVRDERVVHLFTILGSAGVGKTRLVNEFVTSLGDRARVVHGRCLSYGEGITYWPIAEIVRASTGIGQAPGGDPATDLARIAAVLGENDDRDRIAERVGEAIGLTRGEPAPDETPWAIRSFLEGLARDRPLVVVLEDLQWGQPLLLDLVEHIADWSREAPILLIVLARQELLELRPAWGGGKRSATIISLEPLNADETGRLIDNLLGEAELPATVFDRIRSAAEGNPLFVEELLEMLIDDGALARTNGNWTASRDLANLAVPPTIQALLSARLDGLAGPDRAVLERGAVEGTVFHRDAVAALTADGLRESIGPTLLTLTRREFVAPDRAELAGREAFRFRHQLIRDAAYQAIAKQSRAELHERFADWLEPALGDRIDEYRPILGYHLEQAVRYRRELDLADPGLPDLARRAAPHLGAAGAAALERGDNIAAANLLQRAVALLETDETSAMAWRLLAGEALASVGVAEEANAFLVATRLSAERIGDERSAAIAETLRLHPRVSMGIDPLLALQEDAARLRQTLTSLSDHAGAARAGLELAKLRFWGGEAQSALGLAQELLPTPIGLGRLGDEIRRWIAAFAYWGPTPVPEGIDLVQRLRADMSDPRSLGAIRIARQYGAMLSQQGQFDEARKAFDEEWAILEQLGARVYLASLQGHHMGPAELLAGNTARAAELELAGYETMTAFGYRGFANTVAAHLSRSMLELGRDEEAEHWATLAREMGLEDDPAALGPALGVAARALARRGEYEAAEQLGREAVAAVAGSDFLEMIGDAHGDFADVLHLAGRDTEAAAELEVALDLYQRKGNLVMAERTQTQLRKVTSPAPEA